From one Sus scrofa isolate TJ Tabasco breed Duroc chromosome 9, Sscrofa11.1, whole genome shotgun sequence genomic stretch:
- the LOC106504915 gene encoding olfactory receptor 151-like → MATENHSTVTEFILGGLTSRPELQLPLFLLFLGIYSITMLGNLGMITLIWLSAQLHTPMYYFLSNLSLVDLCYSSVTAPKMLVNFVSEKNTISYTGCMCQLYFFLVFVIAECYMLTVMAYDRYVAICRPLFYNTIMSHQVCSLLVVTVYAMGLIGSTIETGMMLKVPYCEPLISHYFCDILPLMKLSCSNTYDVEVTVFFLAGFNIVVTGLMVLISYAFILSSILHISTTEGRSKAFSTCSSHLMAVGMFYGTTAFMYLKPSTASSLAQENVASVFYTTVIPMLNPLIYSLRNKEVKAAMQKTLRRKIN, encoded by the coding sequence ATGGCTACAGAAAATCACTCTACAGTCACAGAGTTCATTCTTGGAGGTTTAACCAGTCGGCCAGAGCTCCagctccccctcttcctcctctttcttgggATCTACTCCATCACCATGCTAGGGAACCTGGGCATGATCACACTGATTTGGCTGAGTGCTCAGCTTCACACCCCCATGTATTACTTCCTCAGCAATCTGTCACTCGTGGATCTCTGCTACTCTTCTGTCACTGCTCCAAAGATGCTGGTGAACTTTGTGTCAGAGAAGAACACCATCTCCTACACAGGGTGCATGTGCCAGCTCTACTTCTTCCTTGTGTTTGTCATTGCTGAGTGTTACATGCTgacagtgatggcctatgaccgctatgtcgCCATCTGCAGACCTCTGTTTTACAACACCATCATGTCTCATCAAGTCTGCTCCCTGCTGGTGGTCACCGTCTATGCCATGGGGCTCATTGGCTCAACCATAGAGACTGGCATGATGTTGAAAGTGCCCTATTGTGAGCCCCTCATCAGTCATTACTTCTGTGACATCCTCCCCCTCATGAAGCTTTCCTGCTCTAACACCTATGATGTTGAGGTGACAGTCTTCTTTTTGGCTGGATTCAACATTGTAGTCACTGGCTTAATGGTCCTCATTTCCTATGCCTTCATCCTGTCCAGTATCCTCCACATCAGCACCACAGAGGGAAGGTCCAAAGCcttcagcacctgcagctcccaccTTATGGCAGTTGGGATGTTCTATGGAACAACAGCATTCATGTACTTGAAACCCTCCACAGccagttccctggcccaggagaacGTGGCCTCTGtgttctacaccacagtcatccccatgctgaaccccctcatctacagcctgaggaataaGGAAGTAAAGGCTGCCATGCAGAAAACTCTGAGAAGAAAGATTAATTGA
- the LOC100524268 gene encoding olfactory receptor 151-like has translation MAAENHSTVTEFILGGLTSRPELQLPLFLLFLGIYSITMLGNLGMITLIWLSAQLHTPMYYFLSNLSLVDLCYSSAITPKMLVNFVSEKNTISYTGCMCQLYFFLVFVIAECYMLTVMAYDRYVAICRPLFYNTIMSHQVCSLLVVTVYAIALIDSTVETGLILKLSYCEPLISHYFCDIVPLMKLSCSNTYDVETTTFFLAGFNIVVTGLMVLISYAFILSSILHISTTEGRSKAFNTCSSHVVAVGIFYGTMAFMYLKPSTASSLAQENVASVFYTTVIPMLNPLIYSLRNKEVKAAMQKTLRGKLN, from the coding sequence ATGGCTGCAGAAAATCACTCTACAGTCACAGAGTTCATTCTTGGAGGTTTAACCAGTCGGCCAGAGCTCCagctccccctcttcctcctctttcttgggATCTACTCCATCACCATGCTAGGGAACCTGGGCATGATCACACTGATTTGGCTGAGTGCTCAgcttcacacccccatgtactacTTCCTCAGCAATCTGTCACTCGTGGATCTCTGCTACTCTTCTGCCATTACCCCAAAGATGCTGGTGAACTTTGTGTCAGAGAAGAACACCATCTCCTACACAGGGTGCATGTGCCAGCTCTACTTCTTCCTTGTGTTTGTCATTGCTGAGTGTTACATGCTgacagtgatggcctatgaccgctatgtcgCCATCTGCAGACCTCTGTTTTACAACACCATCATGTCTCATCAAGTCTGCTCCCTGCTGGTGGTCACCGTCTATGCCATAGCACTCATTGACTCAACCGTAGAGACTGGCCTCATATTGAAACTGTCCTATTGTGAGCCCCTCATCAGTCATTACTTCTGTGACATTGTTCCCCTCATGAAGCTCTCCTGCTCTAACACCTATGATGTTGAGACGACAACTTTCTTTTTGGCTGGATTCAACATTGTAGTCACTGGCTTAATGGTCCTCATTTCCTATGCCTTCATCCTGTCCAGCATCCTCCACATCAGCACCACAGAGGGAAGGTCCAAAGCCTTCAACACCTGCAGCTCCCACGTTGTGGCAGTTGGGATATTCTATGGAACAATGGCATTCATGTACTTGAAACCCTCCACAGccagttccctggcccaggagaacGTGGCCTCTGtgttctacaccacagtcatccccatgctgaaccccctcatctacagcctgaggaataaGGAAGTAAAGGCTGCCATGCAgaaaactctgagaggaaaactTAATTGA